One stretch of Psilocybe cubensis strain MGC-MH-2018 chromosome 6, whole genome shotgun sequence DNA includes these proteins:
- a CDS encoding FACT complex subunit POB3 has product MTTQYDRIYHGMSPETGKFRMAPSGMAWKGIETEAVTAIPNTDVKWAQWLRVARGFRLRVGMKDHKRDNFDGFAREDHDKLAKTLQTHFGVTLETVETSFKGWNWGVADFHGEELAFMVSDRTAFELPLRHVANSNIAGKTEVSLEFSNLTPSASSSNPKSAALLKQAGDELTEIRFFVPGTITKLKGSSSDAGSDAENDNEDEEEISAAQVFHDTIKEKASISVGSGDLILSFDEILVLTPRGRYDMDMFKDFLRLRGKTYDYKVLYGSISRLFLLPKDDQQVLFILGLSTPIRQGQTLYQYLVMQFTREEEITAELNMSDEDLAKYDKLKKNYEDPTYEVVSSVFRALSGKKIIGSGSFQSRDGHPGFKANLKAIQGDLFMLERYIFFVSKSPLLIELADIHTVTFSRVGSASAAQAGRTFDIHITLKSGGPEHTFTSINKEEHEIVDAYLKDKKVRVKNEMVPDADLLMAAVGAGDDDDDDDDDEDMASVLSSEEEARRRRAKAKAKASGGGAVKTSGGMDDDDSEDDEDFEASESDSGSPSDSDSSDGSGAETASDASGDMMLTKPKPKPKAKAAKGKGKDNEDGDGGSPPKKVVKKKAPVKDKDGSDAEKPKPKPKPKAKKEDDAMDVDGEGKPKPKPKPKAAAKPNSSSKAGPSNGDAMDVDVDGEDKPKPKFKPKAPAAVKKDSDAGVEPPKKKMKKTD; this is encoded by the exons ATGACGACCCAGTATGATAGGATCTACCATGGAATGTCCCCGGAAACTGGCA AATTCCGGATGGCACCTAGTGGGATGGCGTGGAAGGGTATTGAGACGGAGGCTGTGACTGCTATTCCCAATACCGACGTTAAGTGGGCGCAGTGGCTCCGCGTCGCTCGCGGCTTCCGCCTGCGCGTGGGCATGAAAGACCACAAGAGAGACAACTTTGACGGTTTTGCGAGGGAG GACCATGACAAGCTTGCAAAGACGCTGCAAACCCATTTCGGAGTGACGCTCGAGACGGTCGAGACGTCCTTCAAAGGGTGGAACTGGGGCGTCGCCGACTTCCATG GCGAAGAGCTCGCATTTATGGTCTCTGACCGAACCGCATTCGAGCTTCCCCTCCGCCACGTTGCCAACTCCAATATCGCCGGAAAAACCGAAGTTTCTCTTGAATTTTCCAACCTGACTCCTTCCGCCTCGTCCTCTAACCCCAAATCCGCGGCTTTGCTCAAACAAGCTGGTGATGAGCTGACTGAAATCCGCTTCTTCGTCCCTGGTACCATCACGAAACTCAAAGGCTCCTCATCGGACGCCGGCTCAGATGCGGAGAATGAtaacgaggacgaggaggagatTAGCGCTGCGCAGGTGTTCCATGACACGATCAAGGAGAAGGCGTCTATTTCCGTCGGGTCGGGAGACCTTATACTCTCGTTTGACGAGATATTGGTCCTGACGCCGCGTGGAAGGTACGATATGGATATGTTCAAGGACTTTTTGCGGTTGAGGGGAAAGACATATGATTATAAAGTGCTATATGGGAGCATTTCGAGGCTGTTTTTGTTGCCGAAGGATGATCAGCAGGTGTTATTTATC TTGGGCTTGAGCACGCCAATTCGACAAGGACAGACGCTTTACCAGTACCTTGTCATGCAATTCACGCGGGAAGAAGAGATTACAGCCGAGCTGAACATGAGCGA CGAGGATCTCGCGAAATACGACAAGCTAAAAAAGAACTACGAAGACCCGACATATGAAGTCGTTTCCTCCGTCTTCCGTGCTCTCTCTGGGAAGAAAATTATTGGCTCGGGATCCTTCCAATCGCGCGACGGGCACCCAGGCTTCAAAGCCAATCTAAAAGCTATCCAGGGCGACCTTTTCATGCTCGAGCGATACATCTTCTTCGTGTCCAAGTCCCCACTGCTCATTGAACTTGCGGATATCCACACTGTCACCTTCTCGCGCGTGGGCTCGGCGTCAGCTGCTCAGGCCGGTCGCACGTTCGATATCCATATCACGCTGAAGAGCGGAGGGCCGGAACACACGTTCACGAGCATCAACAAGGAGGAGCACGAGATTGTCGATGCGTACCTGAAGGATAAGAAGGTACGGGTGAAGAATGAGATGGTGCCGGATGCGGATCTGTTGATGGCGGCCGTGGGCGCtggggatgatgatgatgacgatgatgacgatgaggatatgGCGAGTGTGTTGAGCAgtgaggaggaggcgcgGAGGAGGCGTGCCAAGGCCAAGGCGAAAGCGTCTGGTGGCGGCGCGGTGAAGACGAGTGGAGggatggatgatgatgatagcGAGGATGATG AGGACTTTGAGGCGTCTGAATCCGATTCGGGCTCCCCATCGGACAGCGACTCTTCGGATGGCTCAGGTGCTGAGACGGCCTCTGATGCCAGTGGTGACATGATGCTCACCAAACCCAAGCCCAAACCAAAGGCTAAAGCAgccaagggcaagggcaaggatAACGAAGACGGCGATGGTGGGTCGCCACCAAAAAAAGTTGTCAAGAAAAAGGCACCTGTGAAAGACAAAGACGGAAGCGATGCAGAAAAGCCCaagccaaaaccaaaaccaaaagcgaagaaggaggatgacgcaatggatgtggatggtgAGGGCAAGCCTAAACCCAAGCCCAAGCCTAAAGCTGCTGCGAAACCGAACTCGAGCTCAAAGGCCGGTCCAAGCAATGGGGATGCTATGGacgtggatgtggatggggaAGATAAACCGAAGCCCAAGTTTAAACCAAAGGCGCCAGCGGCGGTGAAGAAAGATAGTGATGCGGGTGTGGAACCGCCcaaaaagaagatgaagaaaacgGATTGA